The Henckelia pumila isolate YLH828 chromosome 2, ASM3356847v2, whole genome shotgun sequence genome includes a window with the following:
- the LOC140878837 gene encoding uncharacterized protein produces MSCNGSTSYSQPTIQMEQQELRSQFGVPFSYNFNENELVSTQENPNPTGQILMHLDPWISPFSARVRESIFKLDLLHDQVPNPTPNHMINVDQQNNIVSTLPIHDSLSVFESHSGIFSNAPLIPSPGIPHQQPVVMDQALLNFPNQMYNANSDALAYTQQPAPRFMSSTTVPNGNIEETPQIICHGIDQNDLPYENLKWSELANMQGEDYTIHLANNNLSVIGGDANYSKNCVGVHKDTDQSVEPFKDVHPNEDNFVESLLGMSKNLTSGQWEWEDFLLDDNINMGDFTKL; encoded by the exons ATGTCTTGTAATGGATCTACATCTTACAGTCAACCCACTATTCAG atgGAACAACAGGAGCTACGGAGCCAATTCGGAGTCCCATTTTCGTATAATTTCAATGAAAATGAATTGGTTTCAACCCAAGAAAACCCTAATCCCACCGGACAGATTCTGATGCATCTTGATCCTTGGATAAGTCCATTTAg TGCAAGAGTACGGGAGAGCATATTCAAGCTGGACCTATTGCATGATCAAGTACCAAACCCCACACCAAATCATATGATCAATGTTGATCAGCAAAATAATATTGTATCGACGCTTCCAATCCATGATTCTCTGTCTGTCTTTGAATCCCATTCTGGGATTTTTTCCAACGCTCCATTAATCCCATCACCCGGGATTCCACATCAG CAACCAGTTGTGATGGATCAAGCGCTGCTCAACTTTCCTAATCAAATGTATAATGCTAACTCAGATGCATTGGCCTACACTCAGCAACCAGCTCCAAG ATTTATGTCTAGCACCACGGTGCCCAACGGTAACATTGAGGAAACCCCacaaattatatgccatggaatTGATCAAAATGACTTGCCATATGAAAATCTCAAGTGGAGTGAATTGGCCAACATGCAAGGAGAAGATTACACAATCCATTTGGCGAATAACAATCTTAGCGTGATTGGTGGCGATGCGAACTACTCCAAAAACTGTGTTGGCGTCCACAAAGACACTGATCAATCCGTAGAACCATTTAAAGACGTTCATCCAAATGAG GATAATTTCGTGGAGAGTTTGTTGGGGATGTCGAAAAACTTGACGAGTGGACAATGGGAGTGGGAGGACTTCCTTCTGGATGACAACATTAACATGGGAGATTTTACTAAGTTATAG